The Plectropomus leopardus isolate mb unplaced genomic scaffold, YSFRI_Pleo_2.0 unplaced_scaffold12853, whole genome shotgun sequence genome contains the following window.
AGCAAGAGGCCTTAATCACGTAATTTactaaacaaatataaaaaggtAAAGGCCGTTCAGTGAGAGAATCAAGTGAATCTTGACTTCCCAAATTCATGAGCTTCACTTCCCTTGAAAATCACACTATAAATTACCGGCTCTTTGCAGACCGAGTGACGAGCGTTAATTCTCACCATATCCGCCTGTGTGGAGATGCGGAGAGAGAGCGAGTTGATGCCGCTGGAGGTGAGGACGGCGAGGTGAGGAGCCAGAGCGCTGCAGGCGGCCAGAGCCATCTCCTTCTGAAACACGCTGCAGGACGACAGCACCGACGCCAGGCTGCAGTCTGGAGTCTTGAGCTGGTAAAACACCTGCAGAGACGTTCAGACATTCACGCGCCTGGACCGTCTGCTGACTAAACGCCACAACTTTTATTCAGTGCGTGAAACTAATGTAAAGAATGAGTTAATCAAAAGGAGAATCCACCTCAGTGCATCTGATGCTGCGACCGTCCGACTCAAACTCCGTGTCCTGCTGCATCCTCACGCTGGCGACGCCATCCAGAGGCCTCCCGTCAACGCCGCTCGCTTTGCTGCAGAGGAGCATTGAGGTGTCACGAACgaacaaaataacaattcaaaaacacacttaCCTGCATACATTATATTTGTGGCATCTGCAGAACTGCAGCTCt
Protein-coding sequences here:
- the LOC121963853 gene encoding zinc finger FYVE domain-containing protein 16-like, with product KASGVDGRPLDGVASVRMQQDTEFESDGRSIRCTEVFYQLKTPDCSLASVLSSCSVFQKEMALAACSALAPHLAVLTSSGINSLSLRISTQADMVRINARHSVCKEP